The Sabethes cyaneus chromosome 3, idSabCyanKW18_F2, whole genome shotgun sequence DNA window ATGGTCTTGTCCGGCCGTGTTGTATCTTGACTTTCGACCAGTACGAGCGAGTTGAGATCGATGTTCTCCAGTGGTCCCAATCCATGGCTTTCCTCTTCTTGTGTCTCATTCGGTGTCTCCAACGACATCTCCTGCCGAGTAGTGCCCGAATTTGTCTCAGCAACAGATCGCTTGTAGTCATGGGGCAGATCCTGCTCTTCGGTCACCTTCGGAGACACAGGCCTATGATGTTCCGAAGTCATTTCCTCCGGTAAAAGCTGTTCGGTTTTCTGAACTGGATTTTGATGTCGCTGTGGTGATTGTCTGTCAACATTTGGAGAATCATGACACTCTGACGGTGGAGTTGAATGACAGTCATCCTGCATGGAAGGTGTCGGCGCTGTAGTTAAGGATGAATAATCTCGAGCGCACGAATCACTGGGGACTGGGCGTGCTACGGGCGCATTCGCAGGCATTGGCATATAGATTGCATCACATCCTTCGAAATACTTTGTTTCGAAAGAATTGATTTCGGTCCCAGTTTCATTTGCCAACGGTTCTCTGTTTAGTGAAGGTTCCCGGTAAATAACGGTTGTTTGGCTTAAATCATCCAAATTTTGCAACGTTATGACGTTTGACGATTCAAGCCCGTCGCTATCGCATGCTTCTACGAGACAGGGTTTCACTTCTGCCTTAATTTCATATAAACTTTTGGATTCATCATCTACGATATCGATATCCATCGATTCAATGTCCAGTGGAGGAGTATTTTTTGGTGCTAACGAACTTTGTCTCTCATCATTGTTTTGTGCTGTAAAGTCTCCATTTGGAATATACGGCGAATTGCAATTTGTATCACTCTCATCCcagtttgcattatttttaacTGGTTGGATATTGCATGCATTTCCAGTTGATATCACACCGTGCGTGTCGTTATTCGCTATCGAAATAGCATCTTTCTCTGGATTGGATGGTCGATTGTAGTTTTCAAGAGGGCAATCGTTGTTATTGgtcgttttctgttttcttcgtCTAGGCTTAGATTCCTTCATCACGGTTTCTGTTTTACTCAATTGGTCGGCATCTGACATTACTCGTGCCGCTTTACTCACCCGCTTTTTGGGGTTTCTGTTTTTACTTTGATTCAGATGCAATCTGTGCAAACAACACTAGGTATAAGTTAGTTTTTAATCAATATAAAGTTGAAAACTGACCTTTTTGCCGACCGTTGCTGTCGAAGCTTTTCCTCCACTTCCGCTTTATTTTGTCGTTCCTGTTCACGTACTCTTTCAATTTCTTCGTCTTCCTGTTTAAATTGCTGTTTCAATTCCTCGATGTTAAACTCTTTAGGGTACAGTAAAGCCTTGTTAACCAATATCAAATTGAGCCGCTCTTCTTTTTTAAACTAATTGAAATGCATGCTTTTTAAttccaaaaatatattaaatttgtttttaaattacCTTTAACTTTAAATCTCTCCTACTTCGATTAGGAAATAACTGAATCATCATGGAAAAGTCAGTCCCAATCGTATGCAGACAACGATAGAAGCGTATCGTTTCCTCCGGTGGCCAGTCCCTAGTTCGTTTATATCGACTATAGTAGCCAGAATCTACAGAAAAAAAGAACGATTAACGGAGAATAGGATTAAATTTGACAACTCAAAACTCACTGCCGCTGAATTCGTCATCATACACAATTTCCGTTCTAGCCATCGTGTCACGAATTTCCTTTTCCCGCTCGTTCTCGACGACCAAGCTAGTCTCGTCTAGAATCATCTCGCCGTTAGGTCCGAGCTTTAGCTGCGGTGTAAGTTGTATCGCAGGCTTTGGTGGTTCCGGCAGAGGGGGCGGAGCCATCGCTGG harbors:
- the LOC128744367 gene encoding uncharacterized protein LOC128744367, which produces MATRRPRVKVAANLSIRRASKVPSVASEKDVKTITNVKTESDDELQNVRSTSAIKEAVSAREAQDFGTAMASPEISSVSASTEEHTFKFPKPVEELPRITTAAPVPHSPVDVNTEEQHSPKKFDSKFVYINALNSPRKRIRTESMTSNKSYSDVSLKSRKAIKQEESQKASEAKRDLRKRLNNIQNIDKQSLTMFDMIYYNPAKNPMKNAVITKKGSLENLPQAIDRERSVSKSRSPTPAPAMAPPPLPEPPKPAIQLTPQLKLGPNGEMILDETSLVVENEREKEIRDTMARTEIVYDDEFSGNSGYYSRYKRTRDWPPEETIRFYRCLHTIGTDFSMMIQLFPNRSRRDLKLKFKKEERLNLILVNKALLYPKEFNIEELKQQFKQEDEEIERVREQERQNKAEVEEKLRQQRSAKRLHLNQSKNRNPKKRVSKAARVMSDADQLSKTETVMKESKPRRRKQKTTNNNDCPLENYNRPSNPEKDAISIANNDTHGVISTGNACNIQPVKNNANWDESDTNCNSPYIPNGDFTAQNNDERQSSLAPKNTPPLDIESMDIDIVDDESKSLYEIKAEVKPCLVEACDSDGLESSNVITLQNLDDLSQTTVIYREPSLNREPLANETGTEINSFETKYFEGCDAIYMPMPANAPVARPVPSDSCARDYSSLTTAPTPSMQDDCHSTPPSECHDSPNVDRQSPQRHQNPVQKTEQLLPEEMTSEHHRPVSPKVTEEQDLPHDYKRSVAETNSGTTRQEMSLETPNETQEEESHGLGPLENIDLNSLVLVESQDTTRPDKTIYEIYVIDPQTGKLGETPLDVPEDVIENIRSILETGED